Proteins from a genomic interval of Helicoverpa zea isolate HzStark_Cry1AcR chromosome 31, ilHelZeax1.1, whole genome shotgun sequence:
- the LOC124645057 gene encoding pyruvate dehydrogenase [acetyl-transferring]-phosphatase 1, mitochondrial isoform X1 produces the protein MNSLYINYLVNSCLKLDLNAKRKLLLNNVHKNHNFVNQKCLFKASACSSLRQTDVVQAFKDGLTILPSPQEVTVILRKNEFNKEFTEGSVKAYDSNQLASNHPIEDTRCEATCTMSSGILMGVFDGHGGPQCAQVVSKRLFNYIAASLLPTDVLKSFQQSGLPVDKLVTTFNDKMEMKEDLRDKYSNSFKQYLAELTKVPREVDVEASLQRAIMRLDSDLSKEVLDSYEANGVVNPRSLYVALSGAVACVAHIDGPNLHVANVGDCNAVLGTMTDENEWIAKKITKEHNAENFDELKRIWNEHPDSERKTVIRRDRLLGELAPLRSIGDYRYKWPADLLNKLAAPFIGPKAVPANYFTPPYLTAMPDVYYHRLTPRDQFLIIASDGLWDMMSPLQAVKLVGEHMKGKVFFNPLNLPKKNIQLGAIDELLSHRKESLKSKPKDKNAATHLIRHAIGGTEYGVDHSRLAHLLSLPADVSRTFRDDMTVTIAYFDPEYLRQCPS, from the exons ATGAATAgtttatatataaattatttagtgAATTCGTGTTTAAAGTTAGATCTGAACGCGAAacgtaaattattattgaataacGTTCACAAAAATCACAATTTTGTCAACcagaaatgtttatttaaagctAGTGCCTGTAGTTCGTTACGCCAAACAGATGTTGTTCAAGCTTTTAAGGATGGTCTTACGATTCTCCCTTCTCCACAAGAA GTCACTGTCATACTGCGGAAAAATGAATTTAACAAGGAATTCACTGAAGGGTCTGTTAAGGCTTACGACTCCAACCAGCTCGCTTCCAATCATCCTATTGAAGATACAAGATGTGAAGCAACATGCACTATGTCTTCag GAATTCTGATGGGTGTATTTGATGGGCACGGAGGGCCGCAATGCGCCCAGGTGGTATCGAAGCGACTGTTCAACTACATAGCAGCTTCACTTCTTCCAACGGATGTCCTCAAATCGTTTCAACAAAGTGGCTTACCAGTAGATAAATTAGTGACAACATTTAATGATAAG ATGGAAATGAAAGAAGATTTACGAGATAAATACAGTAATAGTTTCAAGCAATATTTAGCAGAGCTGACCAAAGTACCTAGAGAAGTAGATGTTGAGGCGTCGTTACAGAGAGCTATAATGAGATTAGATAGTGATTTATCTAAAGAGGTTCTTGATTCTTACGAAGCAAACGGCGTTGTCAATCCGAGGAGCCTGTACGTGGCCCTCTCAGGGGCGGTAGCGTGCGTCGCGCACATCGACGGCCCGAATCTGCACGTTGCTAACGTGGGCGATTGTAATGCGGTGCTGGGCACTATGACAGACGAAAACGAATGGATAGCCAAAAAGATTACCAAAGAGCACAACGCCGAAAACTTCGATGAACTTAAAAGAATATGGAATGAGCATCCCGATAGTGAAAGAAAAACCGTAATAAGAAGAGACAGGCTTCTTGGAGAGCTAGCACCACTACGGAGCATAGGAGATTACAGATATAAATGGCCTGCagatcttttaaataaactagcCGCACCATTTATAGGGCCTAAAGCAGTACCTGCAAATTATTTCACTCCCCCTTATCTGACAGCGATGCCGGATGTCTATTACCATCGTCTTACACCAAGAGACCAGTTTCTAATAATCGCTTCAGATGGCCTCTGGGACATGATGTCACCATTGCAAGCTGTCAAATTAGTTGGTGAGCATATGaaaggaaaagttttttttaatccacTAAATTTGccgaaaaaaaatatccaacttGGTGCCATTGATGAACTTTTGTCGCATAGGAAAGAAAGTTTGAAGAGTAAGCCTAAAGATAAGAATGCTGCGACTCATCTTATCAGGCATGCTATTGGAGGCACGGAGTACGGCGTGGATCACTCGAGACTGGCGCACCTGCTCAGCCTGCCTGCCGACGTGAGCCGCACCTTCAGGGACGACATGACGGTCACCATCGCCTACTTCGATCCCGAGTACCTTAGGCAGTGTCcttcataa
- the LOC124645057 gene encoding pyruvate dehydrogenase [acetyl-transferring]-phosphatase 1, mitochondrial isoform X2, which produces MNSLYINYLVNSCLKLDLNAKRKLLLNNVHKNHNFVNQKCLFKASACSSLRQTDVVQAFKDGLTILPSPQEVTVILRKNEFNKEFTEGSVKAYDSNQLASNHPIEDTRCEATCTMSSGILMGVFDGHGGPQCAQVVSKRLFNYIAASLLPTDVLKSFQQSGLPVDKLVTTFNDKMEMKEDLRDKYSNSFKQYLAELTKVPREVDVEASLQRAIMRLDSDLSKEVLDSYEANGVVNPRSLYVALSGAVACVAHIDGPNLHVANVGDCNAVLGTMTDENEWIAKKITKEHNAENFDELKRIWNEHPDSERKTVIRRDRLLGELAPLRSIGDYRYKWPADLLNKLAAPFIGPKAVPANYFTPPYLTAMPDVYYHRLTPRDQFLIIASDGLWDMMSPLQAVKLVGKKV; this is translated from the exons ATGAATAgtttatatataaattatttagtgAATTCGTGTTTAAAGTTAGATCTGAACGCGAAacgtaaattattattgaataacGTTCACAAAAATCACAATTTTGTCAACcagaaatgtttatttaaagctAGTGCCTGTAGTTCGTTACGCCAAACAGATGTTGTTCAAGCTTTTAAGGATGGTCTTACGATTCTCCCTTCTCCACAAGAA GTCACTGTCATACTGCGGAAAAATGAATTTAACAAGGAATTCACTGAAGGGTCTGTTAAGGCTTACGACTCCAACCAGCTCGCTTCCAATCATCCTATTGAAGATACAAGATGTGAAGCAACATGCACTATGTCTTCag GAATTCTGATGGGTGTATTTGATGGGCACGGAGGGCCGCAATGCGCCCAGGTGGTATCGAAGCGACTGTTCAACTACATAGCAGCTTCACTTCTTCCAACGGATGTCCTCAAATCGTTTCAACAAAGTGGCTTACCAGTAGATAAATTAGTGACAACATTTAATGATAAG ATGGAAATGAAAGAAGATTTACGAGATAAATACAGTAATAGTTTCAAGCAATATTTAGCAGAGCTGACCAAAGTACCTAGAGAAGTAGATGTTGAGGCGTCGTTACAGAGAGCTATAATGAGATTAGATAGTGATTTATCTAAAGAGGTTCTTGATTCTTACGAAGCAAACGGCGTTGTCAATCCGAGGAGCCTGTACGTGGCCCTCTCAGGGGCGGTAGCGTGCGTCGCGCACATCGACGGCCCGAATCTGCACGTTGCTAACGTGGGCGATTGTAATGCGGTGCTGGGCACTATGACAGACGAAAACGAATGGATAGCCAAAAAGATTACCAAAGAGCACAACGCCGAAAACTTCGATGAACTTAAAAGAATATGGAATGAGCATCCCGATAGTGAAAGAAAAACCGTAATAAGAAGAGACAGGCTTCTTGGAGAGCTAGCACCACTACGGAGCATAGGAGATTACAGATATAAATGGCCTGCagatcttttaaataaactagcCGCACCATTTATAGGGCCTAAAGCAGTACCTGCAAATTATTTCACTCCCCCTTATCTGACAGCGATGCCGGATGTCTATTACCATCGTCTTACACCAAGAGACCAGTTTCTAATAATCGCTTCAGATGGCCTCTGGGACATGATGTCACCATTGCAAGCTGTCAAATTAGTTG GAAAGAAAGTTTGA
- the LOC124644731 gene encoding vesicle-associated membrane protein-associated protein B isoform X2, translating to MPNQVLTIEPQNELKFKGLFEQGCTTYMRLTNPSNDTVLFKIKTTAPKKYCVRPNSGVLEPNSKVEIAITPQPVYVDANEKHKHKFMVQSVVAPEGKTNIDQVWKEISPEQLMDYKLKCVFESPRGLNDAGDNVAQNEVTKKRVAVADEAKSSTKDAVEGLIQNEAKRRDDDHTTGVKTTLAFPKSENAETDLQKATLEVIVLREEESKLRHENLQLKEELMRLRQSAGGEGRVARAHSYGPEKSAQVALMPWVLTAVGMALLGIIIGKFLM from the exons atgcCTAACCAGGTGTTAACTATAGAGCCCCAAAATGAACTTAAATTTAAAG GACTGTTCGAGCAAGGGTGCACTACTTACATGCGATTGACTAACCCTTCAAATGATACAGTACTATTCAAGATAAAAACTACCGCCCCAAAGAAGTATTGTGTACGCCCTAATTCTGGAGTGCTTGAGCCAAACTCTAAAGTGGAAATAGCTA TTACTCCCCAGCCTGTGTATGTTGATGCTAATGAGAAACATAAACATAAGTTCATGGTGCAGAGCGTGGTTGCTCCAGAGGGCAAGACCAACATTGATCAAGTG TGGAAGGAGATCAGTCCAGAACAACTTATGGATTACAAGTTGAAGTGCGTGTTTGAATCTCCACGCGGCCTTAAT GACGCCGGTGACAACGTCGCCCAAAACGAAGTGACCAAGAAACGCGTCGCAGTTGCTGACGAAGCGAAATCTTCAACAAAG GATGCCGTAGAAGGTCTAATCCAGAACGAAGCAAAGCGGAGGGATGATGATCACACTACAGGCGTGAAAACG ACTTTGGCTTTCCCTAAGTCTGAGAATGCGGAAACTGACTTGCAAAAGGCGACTTTAGAAGTTATTGTTTTGAGGGAGGAAGAAAGCAAATtaagacatgaaaatctgcaATTAAAA GAAGAGCTGATGCGCCTGCGCCAGTCGGCGGGCGGCGAGGGACGCGTGGCGCGCGCGCACTCGTACGGGCCGGAGAAGAGCGCGCAGGTGGCGCTCATGCCCTGGGTGCTGACCGCCGTGGGCATGGCGCTGCTCGGCATCATCATCGGCAAGTTCCTCATGTGA
- the LOC124644731 gene encoding vesicle-associated membrane protein-associated protein B isoform X1 has translation MPNQVLTIEPQNELKFKVDYSGLFEQGCTTYMRLTNPSNDTVLFKIKTTAPKKYCVRPNSGVLEPNSKVEIAITPQPVYVDANEKHKHKFMVQSVVAPEGKTNIDQVWKEISPEQLMDYKLKCVFESPRGLNDAGDNVAQNEVTKKRVAVADEAKSSTKDAVEGLIQNEAKRRDDDHTTGVKTTLAFPKSENAETDLQKATLEVIVLREEESKLRHENLQLKEELMRLRQSAGGEGRVARAHSYGPEKSAQVALMPWVLTAVGMALLGIIIGKFLM, from the exons atgcCTAACCAGGTGTTAACTATAGAGCCCCAAAATGAACTTAAATTTAAAG TTGATTATTCAGGACTGTTCGAGCAAGGGTGCACTACTTACATGCGATTGACTAACCCTTCAAATGATACAGTACTATTCAAGATAAAAACTACCGCCCCAAAGAAGTATTGTGTACGCCCTAATTCTGGAGTGCTTGAGCCAAACTCTAAAGTGGAAATAGCTA TTACTCCCCAGCCTGTGTATGTTGATGCTAATGAGAAACATAAACATAAGTTCATGGTGCAGAGCGTGGTTGCTCCAGAGGGCAAGACCAACATTGATCAAGTG TGGAAGGAGATCAGTCCAGAACAACTTATGGATTACAAGTTGAAGTGCGTGTTTGAATCTCCACGCGGCCTTAAT GACGCCGGTGACAACGTCGCCCAAAACGAAGTGACCAAGAAACGCGTCGCAGTTGCTGACGAAGCGAAATCTTCAACAAAG GATGCCGTAGAAGGTCTAATCCAGAACGAAGCAAAGCGGAGGGATGATGATCACACTACAGGCGTGAAAACG ACTTTGGCTTTCCCTAAGTCTGAGAATGCGGAAACTGACTTGCAAAAGGCGACTTTAGAAGTTATTGTTTTGAGGGAGGAAGAAAGCAAATtaagacatgaaaatctgcaATTAAAA GAAGAGCTGATGCGCCTGCGCCAGTCGGCGGGCGGCGAGGGACGCGTGGCGCGCGCGCACTCGTACGGGCCGGAGAAGAGCGCGCAGGTGGCGCTCATGCCCTGGGTGCTGACCGCCGTGGGCATGGCGCTGCTCGGCATCATCATCGGCAAGTTCCTCATGTGA
- the LOC124644731 gene encoding vesicle-associated membrane protein-associated protein B isoform X3 yields MPNQVLTIEPQNELKFKVDYSGLFEQGCTTYMRLTNPSNDTVLFKIKTTAPKKYCVRPNSGVLEPNSKVEIAITPQPVYVDANEKHKHKFMVQSVVAPEGKTNIDQVWKEISPEQLMDYKLKCVFESPRGLNDAGDNVAQNEVTKKRVAVADEAKSSTKTLAFPKSENAETDLQKATLEVIVLREEESKLRHENLQLKEELMRLRQSAGGEGRVARAHSYGPEKSAQVALMPWVLTAVGMALLGIIIGKFLM; encoded by the exons atgcCTAACCAGGTGTTAACTATAGAGCCCCAAAATGAACTTAAATTTAAAG TTGATTATTCAGGACTGTTCGAGCAAGGGTGCACTACTTACATGCGATTGACTAACCCTTCAAATGATACAGTACTATTCAAGATAAAAACTACCGCCCCAAAGAAGTATTGTGTACGCCCTAATTCTGGAGTGCTTGAGCCAAACTCTAAAGTGGAAATAGCTA TTACTCCCCAGCCTGTGTATGTTGATGCTAATGAGAAACATAAACATAAGTTCATGGTGCAGAGCGTGGTTGCTCCAGAGGGCAAGACCAACATTGATCAAGTG TGGAAGGAGATCAGTCCAGAACAACTTATGGATTACAAGTTGAAGTGCGTGTTTGAATCTCCACGCGGCCTTAAT GACGCCGGTGACAACGTCGCCCAAAACGAAGTGACCAAGAAACGCGTCGCAGTTGCTGACGAAGCGAAATCTTCAACAAAG ACTTTGGCTTTCCCTAAGTCTGAGAATGCGGAAACTGACTTGCAAAAGGCGACTTTAGAAGTTATTGTTTTGAGGGAGGAAGAAAGCAAATtaagacatgaaaatctgcaATTAAAA GAAGAGCTGATGCGCCTGCGCCAGTCGGCGGGCGGCGAGGGACGCGTGGCGCGCGCGCACTCGTACGGGCCGGAGAAGAGCGCGCAGGTGGCGCTCATGCCCTGGGTGCTGACCGCCGTGGGCATGGCGCTGCTCGGCATCATCATCGGCAAGTTCCTCATGTGA